Proteins encoded in a region of the Inquilinus sp. KBS0705 genome:
- a CDS encoding TonB-dependent receptor, whose amino-acid sequence MKTIIKLYCLLFVFISVAANTNTAVAQTTYQLTGTVADSVTKQPLGYITINVKSSDDIAIKATLSKPNGQFSLDGLNAGKYKLAIVAVGYQPKYMAFELTNKSLQLEAIYLAENIKGLKEVTITGDRPIVKQQADRITYDLQADPESKSSNVLNMIRKVPFLSLDADNNVLLKGNNSFKVLINGKPSSMADNNLKAVLQSMPASTIKSIEVITNPPARYDAEGMAGVINIITNKKVDNGFKGTLNANENLPVGGPALGTSFSLKQGKFGATGYGGASYNKQPGTGYLNTRATFGQSTSNLVQSGNDKATGRNGYFGTELSYEIDSLKLLSGQFNISGNHDNRHSDQSTLVTAPATILQQYSLQSLNISDGNGFDAGLNYQLGFKADKSKLLTLSYSYNNYNNDQLNDINLFNTINYSVPNYKQDNHTGNREQTLQADYVQQVKKLYIEGGVKAILRNNQSKFNYLQQDSITGAYDIYTPFSDAFNYKQDVFGAYNSYRLNLATWSFSGGVRMEETVVKANFLSTASIVDQNYFNVIPTIAINKEFKDRSSISFGFNQRIKRPSIRRLNPFVDRSNPNFESTGNPNLRPVISNNLQLGYNGSGKLSVTTALSYSFLNNIDLRIFTVDTTTNITYTTYKNTGKASRLGLDYNMRYPITNSWNVSVNGNMEYFEIEGLVGTQVIHNYLLGGSVSAATGYRFDKGWMVNANASYLSRRVTELQGTGNSAFRTSVSVNKDLIKNKLSMSAFVNNPFTRFRDNTTNTKGPDFVQVNTTYEYFRSFGVSLNYNFGQLKSEVKKGARGINNDDVSN is encoded by the coding sequence ATGAAAACGATCATAAAATTATATTGCCTGCTATTTGTGTTTATATCCGTAGCAGCCAATACCAATACAGCAGTAGCCCAAACTACTTATCAGCTTACAGGTACAGTAGCCGATTCGGTAACCAAACAACCATTAGGCTATATCACCATCAATGTTAAAAGCAGCGATGACATAGCCATTAAGGCAACCCTAAGCAAGCCAAACGGGCAGTTTAGCCTTGATGGCTTAAATGCCGGCAAATACAAATTAGCTATAGTTGCTGTAGGGTATCAGCCCAAATACATGGCGTTTGAATTGACTAACAAATCTCTTCAGTTAGAGGCTATATACCTTGCCGAAAACATAAAGGGTTTAAAAGAAGTAACTATTACCGGCGACAGGCCCATTGTAAAACAACAAGCAGACCGTATAACGTATGACTTGCAGGCCGACCCGGAAAGCAAATCGAGCAATGTATTGAACATGATACGCAAAGTGCCTTTCCTATCACTTGATGCGGACAATAATGTGCTTTTAAAAGGTAACAATAGCTTTAAAGTGCTTATTAATGGCAAACCCAGCTCAATGGCCGATAATAACTTAAAGGCGGTATTGCAAAGCATGCCGGCATCAACCATCAAAAGTATCGAGGTAATAACCAACCCACCCGCAAGGTACGATGCCGAAGGCATGGCCGGTGTTATCAATATCATTACCAACAAAAAAGTGGATAACGGTTTTAAAGGCACACTAAACGCTAATGAGAACCTGCCGGTTGGCGGGCCAGCCCTGGGCACATCGTTTTCGTTAAAACAAGGTAAGTTTGGTGCTACCGGTTATGGGGGTGCAAGTTACAACAAGCAACCCGGCACAGGTTATTTAAATACCCGCGCTACATTTGGGCAAAGCACCAGCAATTTGGTACAAAGCGGTAACGACAAGGCTACGGGCCGTAACGGCTACTTTGGCACCGAACTGAGTTACGAGATAGATTCGCTTAAATTGCTATCGGGCCAGTTTAACATCAGCGGAAACCACGATAATAGGCACAGCGACCAAAGCACTTTAGTAACCGCACCCGCAACTATTTTACAGCAATACAGCTTGCAAAGCTTAAACATAAGCGATGGTAATGGCTTTGACGCCGGCCTAAACTACCAACTGGGATTTAAAGCTGATAAAAGTAAGTTGCTTACCTTATCGTACAGCTACAACAATTATAATAACGACCAATTGAATGATATTAACTTGTTTAATACCATTAATTACAGTGTGCCTAATTACAAGCAGGATAACCATACCGGCAACCGCGAACAAACTTTGCAGGCAGATTATGTACAACAGGTTAAAAAGCTATACATTGAGGGCGGCGTAAAAGCCATACTGCGTAACAACCAAAGTAAGTTTAATTATTTGCAGCAAGATTCGATAACCGGTGCTTATGACATTTATACACCATTTTCTGACGCTTTTAATTATAAACAGGATGTATTTGGGGCCTACAACTCCTACAGGTTAAACCTGGCTACCTGGAGCTTTAGCGGAGGGGTGCGCATGGAGGAAACGGTGGTAAAAGCTAACTTCCTTTCCACAGCATCTATTGTAGATCAAAATTATTTTAATGTAATACCTACCATAGCCATCAACAAAGAATTTAAAGACAGGAGCAGTATTAGTTTTGGCTTTAACCAGCGTATTAAACGCCCAAGCATCAGGCGCTTAAACCCCTTCGTCGATCGCTCGAACCCTAACTTTGAATCGACAGGCAACCCTAACTTGCGCCCTGTTATAAGCAATAACCTGCAGTTGGGGTACAATGGGTCGGGCAAGTTATCGGTTACAACCGCTTTAAGTTATTCGTTCCTAAATAACATTGATCTGCGAATATTTACAGTAGATACCACTACTAACATTACCTACACAACTTATAAAAACACAGGCAAGGCCAGCCGGCTGGGTTTAGATTATAATATGCGTTACCCCATTACTAACAGTTGGAACGTAAGTGTAAATGGGAATATGGAATATTTTGAGATAGAAGGATTAGTAGGCACACAAGTGATACATAACTATTTGCTGGGCGGGTCGGTTTCGGCAGCTACAGGTTACCGTTTTGATAAGGGCTGGATGGTAAATGCCAATGCCAGCTACCTCAGCCGAAGGGTTACTGAGTTGCAGGGAACAGGTAACAGTGCTTTCCGCACATCGGTGAGTGTGAATAAGGATCTTATAAAAAACAAACTGTCAATGTCGGCTTTTGTCAACAACCCTTTTACCAGGTTTCGTGATAATACCACTAATACCAAAGGGCCCGATTTTGTACAGG
- a CDS encoding sigma-70 family RNA polymerase sigma factor, translated as MFNEREVVSNILKGNIRSFEQLVKQYQKLVFYVVNRMVSHTEDKQDICQEVFIKVHKSLHGFQFQSKLSTWIARIAYLTAVNHLKKNKNDKYSDNNDNLDNYHFTNDTPELLLTKKDTSAYINALITQLPVQYRTVITLYHLNEFSLLEIEKITGMPEGTIKSYLSRARKLLKDKIQRDINNDQI; from the coding sequence ATGTTTAATGAAAGGGAGGTTGTTTCCAATATATTAAAAGGCAATATAAGGTCTTTTGAGCAATTGGTAAAACAATATCAAAAGCTTGTTTTTTACGTAGTTAACCGTATGGTTAGCCACACCGAAGATAAGCAGGATATATGCCAGGAGGTTTTTATTAAAGTGCACAAAAGCCTGCATGGCTTTCAGTTTCAGTCTAAACTATCAACCTGGATAGCCCGTATAGCCTACCTTACAGCCGTTAACCATTTAAAAAAGAATAAAAACGATAAGTATAGCGACAATAACGACAACCTGGATAATTATCATTTTACAAATGATACCCCGGAGCTGTTGTTAACCAAAAAAGATACATCGGCTTATATAAACGCTTTAATTACGCAACTGCCGGTACAGTACCGTACAGTAATTACGTTGTATCATTTAAACGAGTTTAGCTTATTGGAGATTGAAAAAATAACGGGTATGCCCGAGGGGACCATAAAAAGTTACCTATCAAGGGCACGCAAATTATTAAAGGATAAAATACAAAGGGATATTAATAACGACCAAATATGA